A genomic region of Oncorhynchus mykiss isolate Arlee chromosome 4, USDA_OmykA_1.1, whole genome shotgun sequence contains the following coding sequences:
- the LOC110522283 gene encoding leucine-rich repeat-containing protein 15 — MQLVACLAVLVLCVAEAVENCPDVCKCTKQTSPERSEVNCHKKGMRKFPSKLPPDSWILKMGENRIVDLPPNVLKPIPKIESINLERNVIKSIHPQAFSGARRLMLLNLYGNQINKLPLKGFQDLLNLRFLMLGQNQISSVKPDMFTGMRNLSDLDLPLNSLTALPSNAFKPLIALKVLDLALNRIQRISTKGFVGLTELLFLNLDNNSLKSIPAGAFKPLASLEMLVLDNNLLSTLTSATLEGLSNLQELYLRNNELERLPQDLFRHTPKLSQLALSGNRLKTVDGSMFTQLSGLKEVYLHDNPWTCDCNINNLVRWMSQTKANLSPLESLRCVAPAGYRDKSLNSLKDQNLRCRA; from the exons ATGCAGCTGGTAGCCTGCTTAGCGGTGCTGGTGCTCTGTGTGGCAGAGGCTGTAGAGAATTGTCCCGATGTATGTAAATGCACCAAGCAAACCAGCCCtgaaaggtcagaggtcaactgCCACAAGAAGGGGATGAGGAAGTTCCCCTCCAAACTGCCCCCGGATTCCTGGATTCTTAAAATGG GCGAGAACAGAATAGTAGACCTCCCGCCAAACGTTCTGAAACCCATCCCCAAGATCGAAAGCATCAACTTGGAACGCAACGTCATCAAATCAATACACCCCCAGGCCTTCTCTGGAGCCCGGAGGCTGATGCTGCTCAACCTGTATGGGAATCAGATCAACAAACTCCCCCTGAAGGGCTTCCAGGACCTGCTCAACCTCCGCTTCCTCATGCTGGGCCAGAACCAGATTTCCAGTGTCAAACCAGACATGTTCACTGGCATGAGGAACCTCTCAGACCTGGACCTGCCTCTCAACTCTCTGACTGCCCTCCCTTCCAACGCCTTCAAGCCTCTGATCGCCCTCAAGGTCCTGGACCTGGCCCTCAACCGCATCCAGAGAATCTCCACAAAGGGCTTTGTGGGCTTGACGGAGTTGCTGTTCCTCAACCTGGACAACAACAGCCTAAAGAGTATCCCGGCTGGGGCCTTCAAGCCTCTGGCCTCCCTGGAGATGCTGGTGCTGGATAACAACCTGCTGTCCACGCTGACCTCAGCCACTCTTGAGGGCTTGTCCAACCTGCAGGAGCTCTACCTCAGGAACAATGAGTTGGAGAGGCTGCCCCAGGACCTGTTCAGACACACACCCAAGCTTTCCCAGCTGGCCCTCAGTGGGAACAGGCTGAAGACTGTGGATGGAAGCATGTTCACCCAGCTGTCTG GCCTGAAGGAGGTGTATCTCCATGACAACCCCTGGACGTGTGACTGCAACATCAACAACCTGGTGCGCTGGATGTCCCAGACCAAGGCCAACCTCTCCCCTTTGGAGTCCCTGAGGTGTGTTGCCCCAGCAGGTTACCGTGACAAATCCCTCAATAGCCTCAAAGACCAGAATCTGCGCTGCCGGGCCTAG